In Argiope bruennichi chromosome 4, qqArgBrue1.1, whole genome shotgun sequence, a single window of DNA contains:
- the LOC129966734 gene encoding probable DNA-directed RNA polymerases I and III subunit RPAC2 has translation MEENTRRLEVLSSSEEDITCRTFIFRNEDHTFGNALRYIISKNPEVEYCGYSVPHPSIHDINFRIQTKGAAATDILKKGLEDLQTLCDHMNKTFQNALEEYKGTKMDGIEQALQEMDA, from the exons ctgTCATCTAGTGAAGAAGACATCACATGCAgaacatttatatttagaaatgaagatCATACCTTTGGGAATGCACTACGATACATTATCagtaaaaa TCCTGAAGTTGAATATTGTGGATATTCTGTACCACATCCATCAAtacatgatataaattttagaattcaaacaaAAG GAGCTGCGGCTACAGATATCTTAAAAAAAGGATTAGAAGATTTACAAACTTTGTGTGATCAcatgaataaaacatttcag aatgcCTTAGAAGAATATAAAGGTACAAAGATGGATGGTATTGAACAAGCTCTTCAAGAAATGGATGCTTAA